The following is a genomic window from Chania multitudinisentens RB-25.
GGCAGCCGTTTTTACCATAAAGGCATTTATACCCCCAGCGCTATTCTGGTCAACCCTGCCAGCCTGATTGTTGGCCTGAGCCATAACCTGCCAGATAATGTGACCGCCTATAACCATACCCCGGTTATGGCGATCCACCCCGGCAAGGTGGCACAAGTGTTCACCCCCTACGGTACCATCAAAGCCGCCAACGTCATGCTGGCCACCAACGCGCTATCCCGCGAGCTTGCCCCCATTACCAGCCAGCAGGCCGCCATGGCAACCTTCGCCAGCATCACCGCCCCATTAACCATAGAGCAACGACAGAAACTCCCTGCGATGAGCAGTTGGGGGCTAACCCCAGTCAATGCCATTGCCGGAGCGACATTGCGCTATACCCGGGATCATCGCTTCTTAATCCGCCAGCATGTAACACCCGCTTTGCATGGCAGAATAACCGCTGCGCAGACTTACCATGCCACCCAGTTGCACCAGCGGATCTTCCATAAAATCTACCCGCAGTTGAAGGATGTGCCACTCACGCGCACCTGGTCTGGCACCATCAGCGTGACGAGAAATGGTGCTCCAGTCTGGGGAGAATTGAAGAAAGGTATTTATACCGCTGGCGGTTGTAACGGCGCGGGCGTCTCTAAACAAACTATCGCCGGGACGCTACTGGCAGATTATGTGCTGGGTCATGATAATCCGCTGATCGGCTCAATGTTAGAACTCGGCAAAGCCAATTATCTGCCACCTTCACCAGTGCTTGATGCCGCTATTGCTTTGTCACTGATGAAAGAAAGATATCTTGGAAGAAAAGAAGTTTAATTACGGGAATAAGTCTCAAAAATTGCGCCAAAGGTGTACCCATCCCCTTTCCCACAAAGGCCCTGCATAAGCCTGTTGAGTTTCACTCAACAGGCTTCTCAGCATATTCATTCCTTTATCGTGGAAAAAACCTTGCCAAAACGAGTATTGGCAATGCTGCTTTTTTACTCTTTCTATTTCAATGAATTAAATAATTCACTATGAAGTGAATCACAAATTCTTGCTAAAGGCTTTGTCTCTTTTTTCACAGGGCCATACATTGCTAACTCGAGTTAGCAAAAAAATGAGAGCTATAGAGCAGAACTGCTTTATCAGTATTGATGTCGGTTCCGCGAGCATCATAAACAAACCACCAGCGTTGCGCGGCCAGTGTGCGCATTCTGGCAGACAAACTCTTGTATCAATCCACGTTCAGCCAACTGCGGCTGGATATCATTGGTTTGCGCGATCGGCCTGCTGATGAGAGGCAGGCATGGACTTAATCTGTGAATGTTAAGGAATCGAATATGCTGACATTACATCTTCCCCCGGCACCTACGCCGATTAAAACCCAGCAGCAAGAGATTCTGCTGGTGACCAACGCCGATCTGCGCGAATCAGCCAACCTGGCGTGCTGGCCGGTGCAGCAGGCATTTGAAGAAAAGCTGCAAGCGGCGTTGGAACGCAATGGCTACCGTATGCTGCGTGCCCACCCGGTAGATACCGAGCGCGGGCATGGTTTTATCAGCAGCCAGCGTCAGGGCAGCGATCTGTTTGCTCAGATCGACCCCGATGCACCGCTGATCGTGTTACTGACGGCCTGGCAGTATTCCCACCATATTGCTCCCTCACTAACGCGCCACCGTGGCCCAGTGCTATTACTGGCAAATTTTGACGGTACCTGGCCGGGTTTGGTGGGCATGCTGTGTATGGCCGGCAGCCTGACCAGCCTGGGGAAGCATTACTCTCGCCTGTGGTCTGCAAATTTTGATGATGAATTATTTGAGCAGGGGCTGAAAACCTGGCTGCGTAACGGTGCCGTGAGCCACCCAACCGGCTACCTGCACGCTATTGCACCGACCCATAGGGTTATGGCAAGTGAAGCCGGTCAGAAAGGGCGTCAGGTCGGGGAATATATTCTGCGCCATAAGGCCATCATCGGTTTATTTGATACCTTCTGTATGGGGATGATCAACGGCGTGTTTCCGCAGCAGGCCATGGTGAATATCGGTATGCCGATCGAATCCCTGTCGCAATCGGCGTTACTGGTGGAAATGAATAAGGTCCCACAGGAACTGCGTGAAGCCTGTTTAACGTGGTACGAAACGCGAGGAATGCAGTTTAAATTTGGCGACGATGGCACCAAAGAACTTACGCGCAGCCAGGTGTTGGAACAGTGTGCCATGATGATCGCTATGGGGCGTTTTGTTAAGCGCTTTGGCCTGGCGGCGGTTGGGGTGCAATACCAGCAGGGGCTGAAAGACAGTTGCGCAGCTTCAGACTTTGCCGAAGGGGCGATTGGTAACGCGGAACGTTTCCCAATCCCGGACGAAAACGGGGAAATCATCTGGCCGGGCAAAGCCATCCCCTGCATCAACGAAGTGGACATGGGCACGGCCATCCCGCAGGCGATGCTGTGGCGATTACTGGATGCCTTAGGCCAACCGGCGGAAACCACACTGCATGATATTCGCTGGGGCAGTGAATATCAGGGAACCTTCTATTGGGATCTGGAAATTTCCGGCGCAGTGCCGTTTGCCCATCTGAAAGGCGGTATTGCCGGCGCAACCGGTTATCGCCAGCCTGCGATGTTCTTCCCTTATGGAGGTTCAACCCTTACCGGCCAGGGTAAGGCTGGGCGCTTTATCTGGGCGCGGGCACATTACGAAGGAATCGAGGTAGTCATGCACATTGGCACGGGCCACGCCGTGGAGCTGCCGGAAGCTGAATTTGAACGCCGCCGCCGCGCCACCAATTACGAGTGGCCATTACTGAATGCCGTGCTGGACGGCGTTAGCCGCGATGACCTGATGGCGGGCCACCAGAGCAACCACTTGACCGTCGCCTATGTTGAAGAAGCGGTATTGCCAGAGGTATTTAGCGCCTTTGTCGCCCAGGCGCTGACCCAGGGTATCCACGTTCAGGTGGCTGGCGATGCTTTCACACTGCTGTAAGGAACCGAATATGCAAACGCGGACTGAAGCACAGAAGTACACCGGCATCTGGCCGGTGATGCTGACACCGTTTAATGACCAGCGGGAGATCGACTGGTATTCGCTGGAAAAACTGGTGGATTGGTACTTGGCGGCTGGCGTTCATGGTCTGTTTGCGGCCTGTCAGTCAAGCGAGATGTTTTTCCTCAGCGACAGCGAAGCTCGCCAACTGGTGAAATTTATCGTCGAGAAGGTTGATGGCCGCGTGCCGGTGGTGGCCTCCGGTCACACCGCTAACGCCATAAGCCAACAGGCCGAACAGCTCAGCGCCATGTGTGAAACCGGGATTGATGGTCTGATCCTCATCAGTAACCGCCTGGCGCTGGCTGGCGAAGCGGATCAACAGGCACTGGCCTCATTGCAGCAGCTCACCGCCGCGCTGCCAAAAGAGATCGATCTGGGTATTTATGAGTGCCCCTATCCCTACAAGCGGCTGTTATCCGATGAGATAGTAGCCTGGTGTGCAGCCAGTGGCCGCTACACCTTTATCAAGGATACCTGCTGTTCGCTGCCCACGATCAAACGCAGAGTCGCGTTAAGCCAGGGTAGCCGTCTGCATCTGGCCAACGCCAACAGCCAGACTCTGCTGGCCTCGCTACAGGCCGGGTGCCAGGCCTACAGCGGCGTAATGGCCAATTTTCATCCGGCGCTGTATGTCTGGTTGTTTGAGCACTGGCGTAGTGAACCGGAGAAAGCGGCTCAGTTGGCGGATTATCTCTCCACCGCTGCGTTGGCTGAGGGGCTTGATTACCCGGTGTGCGCCAAGTTTTATCAGCAGCAAATCGGTAATTTCAGCTCCATCGCCTGCCGTTCTAAAAACAGCCAATCCTACCCGGACAGTTTTTATCCGGCAGCGATAGAGAGCATGGTACGGCTCGGTGAAGCCTTGCAGGTTCATTTACAGCTTTGAAACGGGGAAGAGTATGTCGCTGACACTCACAACACAGCAATTTTTATGGTCGCCAGATAGTGCAGATTTTAACAACTGCCATGCCTCGACGTTGCTCGCCTTGCCAGGCGGCGATGTGCTGGTGGCATATTTCGCGGGGCAGAAAGAAGGCAGTGGCGATACGGCAATCTGGTTATCTCGGCAGCACCAGGGAATATGGCAGGCGCCGCGCCGGACGATTGCCTGCGCAGGATTGGCACACTGGAATCCGGTGCTGCTGAAAGAACGGAACAACCTCTGGCTGTTCTACAAAGTGGGCCCCAATGTGCATGAATGGAAAACCCGCTATGTCACCTCGCAAGATCAGGGCATCACCTGGAGCACGCCGGCAGAACTGGTGGCTGGCGACGCCCTGCCGCGTGGCCCGGTAAAAAACAAACTGCTGGTGACGTCAGACGGCAGTTGGCTGGCACCGGGTTCGACAGAGGACGATCGCTATTGGGATGCCTTTGTCGATCGTTCCGAAGATGGTGGGCAACACTGGCAGATGGTCAAGGTGCCGATCGAGCATCAGCCACAGGCCAGCCGTGATGACAGCCAGCTCTGGCAGGGATTACAGGCCGATGCGCTGTGGGAAAACGATCTTGAGCGGGTTTTTCAGTGGGACGGCGTGATTCAGCCTTCTCTCTGGGAATCCGCGCCGGGACACATTCATATGCTGATGCGCAGCACGCGTGGGCGTGTTTATCGCAGTGATTCAAAAGACAACGGCAAAAGCTGGTGTGCCGCCTACGCCACTGGCCTGCCCAATAACAACAGCGGTATTGATCTGGTGCGTACCGAGCAAGGCGCGTTGGTGCTGGCTTATAACCCGATTGAGGGGAACTGGGGCAAACGCTTCCCGATCTCTCTCAGCGTATCGCGGGATAACGGTGAACACTGGTCAACGCCGCTGGATGTGGAAAGCGGAGAAGGGGAATTCTCTTATCCGGCCATTATTTGTGAGGATAAGACGTTGCACCTCACTTACACCTGGAACCGAAAAAATATCGTCTACTGCACGCTGAGCCTGGCCTGAAGCAGAAAAGACAAAATAACAATACCCTACAACATTCGTCGGCTGCACGCAGCACGGCGGCGTTGGAGCGGCACACGCTGCGTTCCAACATGACTCAGTGAGGTAGTCTGCCATGTCAATTTCTCTGGATATGCCGGTAACAC
Proteins encoded in this region:
- a CDS encoding NAD(P)/FAD-dependent oxidoreductase, whose amino-acid sequence is MKYASVPLNQNQNGWLKYDQLPTAYPPLIGDTEADWVVVGSGFAGIAFARRLAAHAPHLRIIIIDAACAAESSSARNSGFIIGLPHNIGSSTAELKKAQAYRALLQEGIHQLSTLINQQDIECEWEEVGKYHCQVDTRNERVLKEYTDNLDVMNEPYQILHQDALYQQLGSRFYHKGIYTPSAILVNPASLIVGLSHNLPDNVTAYNHTPVMAIHPGKVAQVFTPYGTIKAANVMLATNALSRELAPITSQQAAMATFASITAPLTIEQRQKLPAMSSWGLTPVNAIAGATLRYTRDHRFLIRQHVTPALHGRITAAQTYHATQLHQRIFHKIYPQLKDVPLTRTWSGTISVTRNGAPVWGELKKGIYTAGGCNGAGVSKQTIAGTLLADYVLGHDNPLIGSMLELGKANYLPPSPVLDAAIALSLMKERYLGRKEV
- a CDS encoding signal transduction protein, whose protein sequence is MLTLHLPPAPTPIKTQQQEILLVTNADLRESANLACWPVQQAFEEKLQAALERNGYRMLRAHPVDTERGHGFISSQRQGSDLFAQIDPDAPLIVLLTAWQYSHHIAPSLTRHRGPVLLLANFDGTWPGLVGMLCMAGSLTSLGKHYSRLWSANFDDELFEQGLKTWLRNGAVSHPTGYLHAIAPTHRVMASEAGQKGRQVGEYILRHKAIIGLFDTFCMGMINGVFPQQAMVNIGMPIESLSQSALLVEMNKVPQELREACLTWYETRGMQFKFGDDGTKELTRSQVLEQCAMMIAMGRFVKRFGLAAVGVQYQQGLKDSCAASDFAEGAIGNAERFPIPDENGEIIWPGKAIPCINEVDMGTAIPQAMLWRLLDALGQPAETTLHDIRWGSEYQGTFYWDLEISGAVPFAHLKGGIAGATGYRQPAMFFPYGGSTLTGQGKAGRFIWARAHYEGIEVVMHIGTGHAVELPEAEFERRRRATNYEWPLLNAVLDGVSRDDLMAGHQSNHLTVAYVEEAVLPEVFSAFVAQALTQGIHVQVAGDAFTLL
- a CDS encoding dihydrodipicolinate synthase family protein codes for the protein MQTRTEAQKYTGIWPVMLTPFNDQREIDWYSLEKLVDWYLAAGVHGLFAACQSSEMFFLSDSEARQLVKFIVEKVDGRVPVVASGHTANAISQQAEQLSAMCETGIDGLILISNRLALAGEADQQALASLQQLTAALPKEIDLGIYECPYPYKRLLSDEIVAWCAASGRYTFIKDTCCSLPTIKRRVALSQGSRLHLANANSQTLLASLQAGCQAYSGVMANFHPALYVWLFEHWRSEPEKAAQLADYLSTAALAEGLDYPVCAKFYQQQIGNFSSIACRSKNSQSYPDSFYPAAIESMVRLGEALQVHLQL
- a CDS encoding sialidase family protein, with the translated sequence MSLTLTTQQFLWSPDSADFNNCHASTLLALPGGDVLVAYFAGQKEGSGDTAIWLSRQHQGIWQAPRRTIACAGLAHWNPVLLKERNNLWLFYKVGPNVHEWKTRYVTSQDQGITWSTPAELVAGDALPRGPVKNKLLVTSDGSWLAPGSTEDDRYWDAFVDRSEDGGQHWQMVKVPIEHQPQASRDDSQLWQGLQADALWENDLERVFQWDGVIQPSLWESAPGHIHMLMRSTRGRVYRSDSKDNGKSWCAAYATGLPNNNSGIDLVRTEQGALVLAYNPIEGNWGKRFPISLSVSRDNGEHWSTPLDVESGEGEFSYPAIICEDKTLHLTYTWNRKNIVYCTLSLA